TAGCTTTTTAGGTTCCGTTTTTAACAATaagattaaaaaaccggccaagtgcaagtcaggctcgcgcaccgagggttccgtactaaagtcgtattttatcgtcattttgcacgataaatcaaaaactacctatgatgtataaaaataaatcaacatctgttttagaatgttcaggtaaagcccttttatgaGACCCCACTTGGTAACCTTcctttataagttgaaaatactttatttattcaaaacactttttagcttttttttttgtgatgtgaccacaaattcacggttttctgatttttcccctaatgtctgctataagacctacttacctgcccatgattccaggtcaacgggaagtaccctgtaggtttcttgacagaccaacagacagacaaacagacagacagacagacagaccagactgacacacagacagcaaagtgatcctataagggttccttttttccttttgaggtacggaaccctaaaaatgaaaattataataatttttggaatGTTTTTGAGGtaattaaaatacatattaattgtttttaagATTTTGTATTAATCTTCGCAATAATTAAGAATAACTATTCTTAATTATTGCAAAAACTTGAGATCTATCTAGTAGTATGGGAATGGTACGATTTGCGCAATAGTGAAATTTTTGAATAATATTGTTGATATACATAGGTGGAAAAAGGATGTATCATTTATCGTGAGACTGCCAAACAACTTGTTTATGCTATATATTTTAGACAAACATCATTATGCCCACAAGAAGACTACCTGATAACATCAACAATCGATTGGAACAGAATAGAAGTGTTTCTATACTTGTAGTAATCGTCACGAACAGTGAAAagtattattgtaggtagggcTAAGTATTGGTGTGAAGTCTGGAAGACTATAGATTCGTTTTAGGTAATCCCGAGTTACTCTTAAACCGAGGTGTCAATAAAGTCAGACTGGTATTCATACATATCATAGGTTATCATGAACATGCATACTCTAATGCACACTTAAAGACGTAGTCATGAGCAATGTTTTCTCTATAATGTGACCCCAAgttatctttatttattattactgtcTTACGTACATAAGATAAATACAATAAATGGACCCTGTTTGCGGATGTCTGCTCCAGTATTGCTTGTAGTGAACTTATTTGACCACTCCTtgttctatttatttaaatgtgcTAATAACTTTGTGGGTAATTTGGTTGAAATAACTGTAAGTAAATGCGTAAAATGagcgaatataatattaaataaatgaaaccTAATTATTTCAGGGTGGGAACGAACAAAGTCGCGTGCAACCCGACGAGGAACGGTTGTACCGTTCGTCGCGAGGTCCTAAGTACGCTCGAGTTCCATCACGGCCGATGCTTTCCGCATCGACGACCTGCACGTCCCTCGCAACATCCTGTGGTTCCCAAGGGACTCTTGCGCCCAACTACGCCACTATCCCTGAGATTGTATCTACTGAAAGCAGCAGTGAGGACGAACAAGATTCTTTCGAAAAAACTCGCCGGCATTTCCAACAACTACGCCAAATCAGTCTAGGGAacgaatttaaatataaaatggaGATGGAGACCAAGAGTGCCAAGGAAGAAAATATACGCAATTCCGTGCCGTTTGTAAAACAACTAAGCACGGAAAGTAATAAAGTTAAAGCAGATGCTACTCAACCATACGGACCTACTACTCAGCGTCTATATCTGTGGACTCAGGTTAGTTTATATGATTTCAAGTTACGCTTTATTACTGACTAAATAAGCTTTtatttaagaataaaaatatatcatacatgatgatgcccgcgaattcatctgcgtggatttactttttttttaatcccttgggaactctttgatttttcgggattaaatttcatcaaaatgggttaaacggatgagtcgtgaaaagctagcagacagtaagatatacagacagacagacactttcgcatttattatattaagtatggaagtattgaTTCGACAGTTTGGACttccatatttaaaaaaaactttaaaaaatggcGGATATGTTAAAATAGAACTTTATGGAAAACGTAGGTACTAAGTAAACTATGGGGCAATAATCTCCGTTTACTTAAAGGTAAAGCTAAGGCATAAAGGCACTAAATACATACGTTGTATAACAACGTAAAAGTCCGAATCGCCCACTGAACTTCAGTAATTTCTAGGTTCGGTTAACATGAAAACGTGTAGCAATTTTTCTGATAGACCACAaaatttgcaacaaaatatgtCGAAGACAAAAATACGTCAGGTGTGTATTCTAAATTAAAGTATTTACGGGACGACTTAaaagatgtttattttaataattttgttacagATTTTTGCAGCATTTGCTGTTTCAATGGGATCTCTTATTGTTGGATTCACGTCAGGCTACACATCTCCCGCACTCATTAGCATGAATGCAACGTTGTCTATTACAAAAGATGAGGTGaattgattttttaaacaatGTTTACGAAATTTAGAATTAAGAATCTCTTTAGTTTTTACTAGCCATTGCTTTTGAGCACTCACCACGCGCCTCTCACACCTTCCTTAAAATTCCTGGGCCATATTGTCCGCCTTTTGTATGACTTTTTGGTTGagcaataaagtaaaaaaaaaagatagccCAGTGCGGTTCGATACGCTACCTTGCGTAAATTATAAATGAcggttttcttttctttctgaCAAATTCTTTCTTAATGACAAAGTTGCAGCAATCGGCTTTGCATTCACCACCCCACAGAGTAGCACTAGAAAGCTTAGGAGTTGGGACCGTGACAAGAGAAATCTAtggaaaactagctgacccgacgaacttcgtatcgcctaccagtcgattcaaatttttaaaatttttctctccgtaagaaacatcctcgtacttcaaggaatattataaaaaaagaattagcgaaactggatcagctgttctcgagatttgcgaccagcaacacatttagcgattcatttttacataTAGAGATTAgattaaacaataaattaacataTTGTATTTTCTATCGTTTACAGAGTAGCTGGGTCGGAGGGCTGATGCCTTTGGCTGCCCTGGTGGGTGGCATCGCTGGTGGTCCTTTAATAGAATACGGCGGACGAAGGTTAACGATTATGTGCATATCAATACCATTTTTCATGGGCTGGATGCTGATTGCAAATGCAGCTACCGTCACATTGGTGTTTGCCGGAAGAGCTCTCTGTGGTATTTGCGTCGGAGTAGGAAGCCTCGCTTTTCCAGTTTATGTTGGAGAAACAATACAACCTGAAGTACGTGGCGCATTAGGACTTTTACCAACAGCGTTCGGTAATATTGGAATTCTACTCGCATTTTTTGCTGGAAATTTTCTGAACTGGTCAAACTTAGCTTTTCTCGGGGCAGCATTGCCAGTtccagtattttttttaatgataatagCCCCTGAGACACCAAGATGGTATGTTTCAAAAGGCCGTGCTGATGACGCCCGAAAATCTCTACAATGGTTACGAGGAAAGAATGTGGATACTGAAAAGGAAATGACAGACCTCATGCGGTCGCAAGCTGAATCGGATCTTACAAAAGGAAGCAATACACTTGGTCAGCTATTTTCAAAGAAATACCTACCGGCTGTGTTAATATCACTAGGTCTTATGATATTCCAACAGTTGAGTGGTATCAACGCCGTAATTTTTTATGCATCTGAACTTTTCATAATGGCCGGCAGTACCTTAGACAAGGGCATGTGTAGTATCATAATTGGTGTAGTTAACTTTGTGTCTACATTTATTGCAACTGCCATTATTGACCGTTTAGGAAGAAAAATGCTACTTTATATTTCATCTATTTCAATGATTACAACTTTAACTGTGCTAGGATCCTATCTATATATTAAAGATATGAAGGTCGATGTTAGTAGCTACGGATGGTTGCCACTGGCCTGTCTGATGATATATGTACTGGGTTTCTCTATCGGCTTTGGTCCTATTCCGTGGCTGATGTTAGGTGAAATCTTACCGTCCAGAATTCGCGGGACAGCTGCATCACTGGCTACCGGCCTAAACTTTACATGCACATTCATAATTACTACATCATTCCACAAAACTGTACAACTGATTAACATGTCCGGAACGATGTGGTTATATTCTGTAATTTGTATAATTGGACTACTCTTCGTGATATTTTTCGTGCCTGAAACTAAGGGCAAGAGCTTAGAGGAAATTGAAAAGAAATTGACGGGTGGTTCGCGGAGAGTTCGTAGCATCAGCAGCAATAAGCCAACCATCAATGGCTGTTAGACACAATATTACAGCGTATTAAATTCGTTGCGTAATACATTCCAAGATGCAGTGGTTGCATGTCCTACCCTATTCGCTGAAACGTATAGATATACAATTAGGGAGATTATGTGGGATTTGTGTGGCACGATGATTATTCACCGTGCACTCTGAAGACTGATTTGGATTGTTTTCATAGAACAAAAGTTTGTAAATATAGAAAGTCATAGAATAATATTTAAGTGATAAATAGTTCCTCCCTATCGTTTATAttcttagtaaaataaatattatgtttaaacttttaaaataatcaaaTGTGGCGAACATTTTAGATAACTTATCGGACCAGTACTTTTTGGTAGGCGCGCattatgaaatataaattattcgCTTATTTTGATAATTTCATTTCTATACCTAGTTTacaataataggtatgtaaaaaGCGTGATCTGTGTAATATACAACTAAATACATTCATATATGATATTTAATACATATATTGATCATgacaaatatatttatatacaaatTATTACTTTGTGATTTAGTCAATAGTTTAGCTTAGTAGCaaaattggcaccgattccgttgtctttctctaaactaaatttagagtatctgcatccttttatttttaacaatgctaaaaagggacagggaaactttacatttaaagactctaaattttagtgcgcgctacaaatttaaacagtaggctcgcgactgtgcgctaaaatcacgggttttaacatctatctatctaaatttaaaactgtcaaactgcgtctgttcTTTCCATATTACATTagcaagaagaggatgcgaatactctaaaattaggttgtgctcagaatcagtaccattgttagCTTAAGAGAACTTAATGAAAAATGACTCCGTATATTACGGACgtcatacttatttaatttgttatattattttaatataaaatgtaaaagtaACATGAAGATTTTCTTTATTACCTGCTCCCTTTTTTGATACATTCGAGTCACGTAACATCATACGTAAACAATAAACCTAATTTTAACCCTACAAATGTATCTTTTACATCCGACGTCACCAGAAAGAGGAAAATTCCGGTATAAAATATGTGGAAGTGGTTgtggtagtttatttatttatttatttatttattagtataatgTGTACTGCCTACTGACAGATTTAAATGATATCAGCAGTCAactgtataggtacttagcatacgcttttaattaaatttgattcGAAGGTTACCAATAGATTTAAATGCACCACTGTGGACTGcaattacctatattatgttcAGTTCTAAACATTGAGATCAGTtgagtttataataaattaaaagcaGAAATAGTTGATGAACAGCTAGcaacagataaaataaaaatatttaaaaaatgcttacttttataaaagaacctgattaacacataggtttaccaaatatttttattttttattttctttattgtgtttaccaacagcttagtcattcacaaaaacagtcacaaaaacaattttaactatttaaaatacattcacaaaatgagaagcttattataggcaaccacagcatgcataataatatattatgcatgtGTTAAAGGTACTACGATGGTCAAGTAAGTATAAAAGAAGTCTAA
This genomic stretch from Maniola hyperantus chromosome 2, iAphHyp1.2, whole genome shotgun sequence harbors:
- the LOC117994140 gene encoding facilitated trehalose transporter Tret1-like isoform X1 gives rise to the protein MSAPVLLVVNLFDHSLFYLFKCANNFGGNEQSRVQPDEERLYRSSRGPKYARVPSRPMLSASTTCTSLATSCGSQGTLAPNYATIPEIVSTESSSEDEQDSFEKTRRHFQQLRQISLGNEFKYKMEMETKSAKEENIRNSVPFVKQLSTESNKVKADATQPYGPTTQRLYLWTQIFAAFAVSMGSLIVGFTSGYTSPALISMNATLSITKDESSWVGGLMPLAALVGGIAGGPLIEYGGRRLTIMCISIPFFMGWMLIANAATVTLVFAGRALCGICVGVGSLAFPVYVGETIQPEVRGALGLLPTAFGNIGILLAFFAGNFLNWSNLAFLGAALPVPVFFLMIIAPETPRWYVSKGRADDARKSLQWLRGKNVDTEKEMTDLMRSQAESDLTKGSNTLGQLFSKKYLPAVLISLGLMIFQQLSGINAVIFYASELFIMAGSTLDKGMCSIIIGVVNFVSTFIATAIIDRLGRKMLLYISSISMITTLTVLGSYLYIKDMKVDVSSYGWLPLACLMIYVLGFSIGFGPIPWLMLGEILPSRIRGTAASLATGLNFTCTFIITTSFHKTVQLINMSGTMWLYSVICIIGLLFVIFFVPETKGKSLEEIEKKLTGGSRRVRSISSNKPTINGC
- the LOC117994140 gene encoding facilitated trehalose transporter Tret1-like isoform X4 — its product is MSAPVLLVVNLFDHSLFYLFKCANNFVGNLVEITGGNEQSRVQPDEERLYRSSRGPKYARVPSRPMLSASTTCTSLATSCGSQGTLAPNYATIPEIVSTESSSEDEQDSFEKTRRHFQQLRQISLGNEFKYKMEMETKSAKEENIRNSVPFVKQLSTESNKVKADATQPYGPTTQRLYLWTQIFAAFAVSMGSLIVGFTSGYTSPALISMNATLSITKDESSWVGGLMPLAALVGGIAGGPLIEYGGRRLTIMCISIPFFMGWMLIANAATVTLVFAGRALCGICVGVGSLAFPVYVGETIQPEVRGALGLLPTAFGNIGILLAFFAGNFLNWSNLAFLGAALPVPVFFLMIIAPETPRWYVSKGRADDARKSLQWLRGKNVDTEKEMTDLMRSQAESDLTKGSNTLGQLFSKKYLPAVLISLGLMIFQQLSGINAVIFYASELFIMAGSTLDKGMCSIIIGVVNFVSTFIATAIIDRLGRKMLLYISSISMITTLTVLGSYLYIKDMKVDVSSYGWLPLACLMIYVLGFSIGFGPIPWLMLGEILPSRIRGTAASLATGLNFTCTFIITTSFHKTVQLINMSGTMWLYSVICIIGLLFVIFFVPETKGKSLEEIEKKLTGGSRRVRSISSNKPTINGC
- the LOC117994140 gene encoding facilitated trehalose transporter Tret1-like isoform X2; amino-acid sequence: MSFNKNNPNAMGKIMGYLKQLSTEMGGNEQSRVQPDEERLYRSSRGPKYARVPSRPMLSASTTCTSLATSCGSQGTLAPNYATIPEIVSTESSSEDEQDSFEKTRRHFQQLRQISLGNEFKYKMEMETKSAKEENIRNSVPFVKQLSTESNKVKADATQPYGPTTQRLYLWTQIFAAFAVSMGSLIVGFTSGYTSPALISMNATLSITKDESSWVGGLMPLAALVGGIAGGPLIEYGGRRLTIMCISIPFFMGWMLIANAATVTLVFAGRALCGICVGVGSLAFPVYVGETIQPEVRGALGLLPTAFGNIGILLAFFAGNFLNWSNLAFLGAALPVPVFFLMIIAPETPRWYVSKGRADDARKSLQWLRGKNVDTEKEMTDLMRSQAESDLTKGSNTLGQLFSKKYLPAVLISLGLMIFQQLSGINAVIFYASELFIMAGSTLDKGMCSIIIGVVNFVSTFIATAIIDRLGRKMLLYISSISMITTLTVLGSYLYIKDMKVDVSSYGWLPLACLMIYVLGFSIGFGPIPWLMLGEILPSRIRGTAASLATGLNFTCTFIITTSFHKTVQLINMSGTMWLYSVICIIGLLFVIFFVPETKGKSLEEIEKKLTGGSRRVRSISSNKPTINGC
- the LOC117994140 gene encoding facilitated trehalose transporter Tret1-like isoform X3; its protein translation is MLSASTTCTSLATSCGSQGTLAPNYATIPEIVSTESSSEDEQDSFEKTRRHFQQLRQISLGNEFKYKMEMETKSAKEENIRNSVPFVKQLSTESNKVKADATQPYGPTTQRLYLWTQIFAAFAVSMGSLIVGFTSGYTSPALISMNATLSITKDESSWVGGLMPLAALVGGIAGGPLIEYGGRRLTIMCISIPFFMGWMLIANAATVTLVFAGRALCGICVGVGSLAFPVYVGETIQPEVRGALGLLPTAFGNIGILLAFFAGNFLNWSNLAFLGAALPVPVFFLMIIAPETPRWYVSKGRADDARKSLQWLRGKNVDTEKEMTDLMRSQAESDLTKGSNTLGQLFSKKYLPAVLISLGLMIFQQLSGINAVIFYASELFIMAGSTLDKGMCSIIIGVVNFVSTFIATAIIDRLGRKMLLYISSISMITTLTVLGSYLYIKDMKVDVSSYGWLPLACLMIYVLGFSIGFGPIPWLMLGEILPSRIRGTAASLATGLNFTCTFIITTSFHKTVQLINMSGTMWLYSVICIIGLLFVIFFVPETKGKSLEEIEKKLTGGSRRVRSISSNKPTINGC